The following proteins are encoded in a genomic region of Streptomyces sp. NBC_01723:
- a CDS encoding nucleobase:cation symporter-2 family protein: protein MAQPASEPAKGSCSTPPAHTEDAVTSVHPVDEKLHPSRLVPAALQHIAAMYAGVVTPPLIIGQAVGLDLEGRTRLIAASLLIAGVATLLQTLGVKGFVGNRLPFVNAASSAGIAPILAIAETNGGGGQLPAIYGAVMVAGVFCLAVGPFFGRLLRFFPPLVTGVVITLIGVTLMPVPVAWAQGGDKAAADFGSMRNLALAAFTLGVILVVQRFGRGFLKQVALLFGLLVGTLVALPLGMADVGALKSAPVAALPTPFAFGAPEFQPAAVLSLCIVMLVLMTESSAGMLALGEICDRRADSKVITRGLRTDGLATLIGPVFGGFPTSAFAQNVGVVSLTRVRSRYVVAVAGATLLVLGAFPVLGAVVSLVPMPVLGGAGIVLFGSIAVSGIRTLSEAGLDDSSNIILVAVALGAGIIPLAAPAFYAEFPAWAQTVLGSGISAGALVAVSLNLFFHHLGTRSRQPVPALKSS, encoded by the coding sequence ATGGCACAGCCTGCATCCGAGCCGGCGAAAGGCTCCTGTTCCACCCCGCCGGCGCACACCGAGGACGCCGTCACGTCCGTGCACCCGGTGGACGAGAAGCTCCACCCCTCGCGGCTCGTCCCCGCCGCGCTCCAGCACATCGCCGCCATGTACGCGGGCGTCGTCACCCCTCCGCTCATCATCGGCCAGGCCGTCGGACTCGACCTGGAGGGCCGCACCCGGCTGATCGCCGCGAGCCTGCTCATCGCGGGCGTCGCCACCCTGCTCCAGACCCTCGGCGTCAAGGGCTTCGTCGGCAACCGGCTGCCCTTCGTCAACGCCGCATCCTCGGCCGGCATCGCCCCCATCCTCGCCATCGCCGAGACCAACGGCGGCGGCGGTCAGCTCCCCGCCATCTACGGCGCGGTGATGGTCGCGGGCGTGTTCTGCCTCGCCGTCGGCCCGTTCTTCGGCCGGCTGCTCCGCTTCTTCCCACCGCTGGTCACCGGCGTGGTCATCACCCTCATCGGCGTCACGCTGATGCCGGTGCCGGTCGCCTGGGCGCAGGGCGGGGACAAGGCCGCCGCCGACTTCGGCTCGATGCGCAACCTCGCGCTCGCCGCCTTCACCCTCGGCGTCATCCTCGTCGTCCAGCGGTTCGGCAGGGGCTTCCTCAAGCAGGTCGCCCTGCTCTTCGGCCTGCTCGTCGGCACCCTCGTCGCCCTGCCCCTGGGCATGGCCGACGTCGGCGCCCTGAAGTCCGCGCCGGTCGCCGCGCTGCCCACCCCGTTCGCCTTCGGCGCCCCCGAGTTCCAGCCCGCGGCCGTCCTGTCGCTGTGCATCGTGATGCTGGTCCTGATGACCGAGTCGTCCGCCGGCATGCTCGCCCTCGGCGAGATCTGCGACCGCCGCGCCGACTCCAAGGTCATCACCCGCGGCCTGCGCACCGACGGCCTCGCCACCCTGATCGGGCCGGTCTTCGGCGGCTTCCCCACCTCCGCCTTCGCGCAGAACGTCGGCGTCGTCTCGCTGACCCGGGTGCGCAGCCGCTACGTCGTCGCCGTCGCCGGCGCCACCCTGCTGGTCCTCGGCGCCTTCCCGGTGCTCGGCGCGGTCGTCTCCCTGGTCCCGATGCCGGTCCTGGGCGGCGCGGGCATCGTCCTCTTCGGCTCCATCGCCGTCAGCGGCATCCGTACGCTGTCCGAGGCCGGACTGGACGACAGCTCCAACATCATCCTGGTCGCCGTGGCGCTCGGTGCGGGCATCATCCCGCTGGCCGCGCCGGCCTTCTACGCCGAGTTCCCCGCCTGGGCGCAGACCGTCCTCGGCTCCGGCATCAGCGCCGGCGCGCTCGTCGCGGTCTCACTCAACCTCTTCTTCCACCATCTCGGCACCCGGAGCCGCCAGCCGGTTCCGGCACTCAAATCCTCCTAG
- a CDS encoding 8-oxoguanine deaminase → MAASSAAERTVIENCAIATVDAGDTEYASGHVVIAGNRIESVGAGRAPEGLENVVRRIDGTGHLVTPGLVNTHHHFYQWITRGLATDHNLFNWLVALYPTWARIDEPMAYAAAQGSLAMMARGGVTTAMDHHYVYPRGSGDLSGAIIRAARETGVRFTLARGSMDRGESDGGLPPDFAVESLDGALAATEATVKEHHDSSFDAMTQVAVAPCSPFSVSTELMRQGAELARRLGVRLHTHGSETVEEEKFCHELFGMGPTDYFESTGWLGEDVWMAHCVHMNDSDIAAFARTKTGVAHCPSSNARLAAGIARVPDMLAAGVPVGLGVDGTASNESGELHTELRNALLINRLGAHREAALNARKALRLGTHGGAQVLGRAAETGSLEAGKLADLVLWRMDTLAHSAIADPVTALVFGAAAPVTASFVNGRQIVEDGRLLTVDEDAIARSTRDEAQRLARIAAQA, encoded by the coding sequence ATGGCAGCATCATCGGCAGCCGAGCGCACGGTCATCGAGAACTGCGCGATCGCGACCGTCGACGCGGGCGACACCGAGTACGCCTCGGGCCATGTCGTCATCGCCGGCAACCGGATCGAGTCGGTCGGCGCGGGCCGGGCACCGGAGGGTCTGGAGAACGTCGTACGCCGGATCGACGGGACCGGACACCTGGTCACCCCCGGTCTGGTCAACACCCACCACCACTTCTACCAGTGGATCACCCGGGGCCTGGCCACCGACCACAACCTGTTCAACTGGCTGGTCGCCCTGTACCCGACGTGGGCGCGCATCGACGAGCCCATGGCGTACGCGGCGGCCCAGGGGTCCCTCGCCATGATGGCCCGCGGCGGCGTCACCACCGCCATGGACCACCACTACGTCTACCCGCGGGGTTCCGGCGACCTGTCCGGCGCGATCATCCGCGCCGCCCGCGAGACGGGTGTCCGCTTCACCCTCGCCCGCGGCTCCATGGACCGCGGCGAGTCGGACGGCGGACTGCCGCCGGACTTCGCGGTGGAGAGCCTGGACGGCGCGCTCGCCGCCACCGAGGCCACCGTCAAGGAGCACCACGACTCCTCCTTCGACGCGATGACCCAGGTCGCCGTCGCCCCCTGCTCCCCCTTCTCCGTCTCCACCGAACTGATGCGCCAGGGCGCCGAGCTGGCCCGCCGCCTCGGCGTGCGGCTGCACACCCACGGCTCGGAGACCGTGGAGGAGGAGAAGTTCTGCCACGAGCTGTTCGGCATGGGCCCGACCGACTACTTCGAGTCCACCGGCTGGCTCGGCGAGGACGTGTGGATGGCGCACTGCGTCCACATGAACGACTCCGACATCGCCGCCTTCGCCCGCACGAAGACCGGTGTCGCCCACTGTCCGTCCTCCAACGCCCGTCTGGCCGCGGGCATCGCGCGGGTCCCCGACATGCTCGCCGCCGGCGTCCCGGTCGGCCTCGGCGTCGACGGCACCGCCTCCAACGAGTCCGGTGAACTCCACACCGAACTGCGCAACGCCCTCCTCATCAACCGCCTCGGCGCCCACCGCGAGGCCGCGCTGAACGCCCGCAAGGCGCTGCGCCTGGGGACCCACGGCGGTGCGCAGGTCCTCGGCCGGGCCGCCGAGACCGGCTCCCTGGAGGCGGGCAAGCTCGCCGACCTGGTGCTGTGGCGGATGGACACCCTCGCCCACTCCGCGATCGCCGACCCGGTGACCGCGCTGGTCTTCGGCGCCGCGGCCCCGGTCACGGCCTCGTTCGTGAACGGCCGGCAGATCGTCGAGGACGGCCGCCTGCTGACCGTCGACGAGGACGCCATCGCCCGCTCCACCCGCGACGAGGCGCAGCGCCTGGCGCGGATCGCCGCCCAGGCCTGA
- a CDS encoding nucleobase:cation symporter-2 family protein translates to MADHPVDEKLPPLKMATTGLQHVAAMYAGVVAPPLIVGAAIGLSATELTFLTGACLFTAGLATFLQTLGIWKIGARLPFVNGVTFAGVAPMTAVVASTDDKSDALPIIFGAVIVAGLLGFVAAPFFSKAIRFFPPVVTGTVITLIGISLLPVAFGWAQGPSPEADDFGSATNLGLAAITLVIVLLLRRFTTGFVKQIAVLLGLVAGTLIAIPFGVTDFGPVADADVVGFPTPFHFGAPQFQIAAIVSMCVVMVVSMTESTADMLALGEIVDRPADEKTIAAGLRADTLGSAISPVFNGFMCSAFAQNIGLVAMTKIRSRYVVAVGGGFLVLMGLCPMAASLIAVVPRPVLGGAGVVLFGSVAASGIQTLVRASLDKDNNVLIVAVSLAVGIIPIAAPEFYHSFPENAKIILDSGISTGCVAAVVLNLLFNHIGGRGREAEDVTHPMEAGEEITEASRERGHAVTPGT, encoded by the coding sequence GTGGCCGACCACCCTGTTGACGAGAAACTCCCGCCCCTGAAGATGGCGACGACCGGCCTGCAGCACGTGGCCGCGATGTACGCCGGAGTAGTCGCACCACCCCTGATAGTCGGCGCGGCCATCGGGCTGTCCGCCACCGAACTCACCTTCCTCACCGGTGCCTGCCTGTTCACCGCGGGCCTCGCCACCTTCCTGCAGACCCTGGGCATCTGGAAGATCGGCGCCCGGCTGCCGTTCGTCAACGGCGTCACCTTCGCGGGTGTCGCCCCCATGACCGCCGTCGTCGCCTCGACCGACGACAAGTCCGACGCGCTGCCGATCATCTTCGGCGCGGTCATCGTCGCCGGACTCCTCGGCTTCGTCGCGGCGCCCTTCTTCAGCAAGGCGATCCGCTTCTTCCCGCCGGTCGTCACCGGCACCGTGATCACCCTGATAGGCATATCCCTGCTGCCCGTGGCCTTCGGCTGGGCGCAGGGACCCAGCCCCGAGGCGGACGACTTCGGTTCGGCCACCAACCTCGGCCTGGCCGCGATCACCCTCGTGATCGTGCTCCTGCTGCGCCGCTTCACCACCGGCTTCGTCAAGCAGATCGCCGTACTGCTCGGCCTGGTCGCGGGCACCCTCATCGCCATCCCGTTCGGCGTCACGGACTTCGGGCCGGTCGCGGACGCCGACGTCGTCGGCTTCCCGACGCCCTTCCACTTCGGCGCCCCGCAGTTCCAGATCGCCGCGATCGTCTCCATGTGCGTGGTGATGGTGGTCTCGATGACCGAGTCCACCGCCGACATGCTCGCCCTCGGCGAGATCGTGGACCGCCCGGCCGACGAGAAGACCATCGCGGCCGGCCTGCGCGCCGACACCCTCGGCTCGGCGATCAGCCCGGTCTTCAACGGCTTCATGTGCAGCGCCTTCGCGCAGAACATCGGCCTGGTCGCGATGACGAAGATCCGCAGCCGCTACGTCGTCGCCGTGGGCGGCGGCTTCCTGGTGCTGATGGGCCTGTGCCCGATGGCCGCCTCGCTGATCGCCGTCGTCCCCCGGCCCGTGCTCGGCGGGGCCGGCGTGGTGCTCTTCGGCTCGGTCGCGGCCAGCGGCATCCAGACCCTGGTCCGGGCAAGCCTCGACAAGGACAACAACGTCCTGATCGTGGCGGTCTCGCTGGCCGTCGGCATCATCCCGATCGCCGCCCCGGAGTTCTACCACTCGTTCCCGGAGAACGCGAAGATCATCCTGGACTCGGGCATCTCGACGGGCTGTGTGGCCGCCGTCGTACTCAACCTGCTCTTCAACCACATCGGCGGCCGGGGACGGGAGGCGGAGGACGTGACCCACCCGATGGAGGCGGGAGAGGAGATCACCGAGGCATCCCGGGAACGCGGCCACGCCGTGACCCCGGGCACCTGA
- a CDS encoding acyl-CoA thioesterase: MSEPFSVPVTVRGYETDTQGHLNQAVYLNYAEHARWSLLTAAGIRQADLVARGVGPVALETTIRFQRELLAGDEVEVTCAFEWGEGKTFRIHQVIRKPDGTVAAEVEGVGGLMDLKARKLVTDPRERFKELAADPRLFGL; this comes from the coding sequence GTGAGTGAGCCGTTTTCCGTACCCGTGACGGTCCGCGGGTACGAGACCGACACCCAGGGCCATCTCAACCAGGCCGTGTATCTGAACTACGCCGAGCACGCCCGCTGGTCACTGCTCACCGCGGCCGGCATCCGGCAGGCCGACCTGGTCGCCCGCGGGGTGGGGCCGGTCGCCCTGGAGACGACCATCCGCTTCCAGCGCGAACTGCTCGCCGGGGACGAGGTCGAGGTGACCTGCGCGTTCGAGTGGGGCGAGGGCAAGACCTTCCGCATCCACCAGGTCATCCGCAAGCCGGACGGCACCGTGGCCGCCGAAGTGGAGGGCGTCGGCGGCCTCATGGACCTCAAGGCACGCAAGCTGGTGACCGATCCGCGGGAGCGCTTCAAGGAACTCGCCGCGGATCCGCGGCTGTTCGGGCTCTAG
- a CDS encoding histidine phosphatase family protein, whose product MGDLFLVRHGETEWSRSGRHTGLTDVPLTEHGRDQARSLVPLIRSHRIGAAFVSPFQRARETAELIGLHDVRVDPDLHEWDYGGYEGITTVEIHRSRPDWFLFSDGVEPGPPEHPGETPEQVGERADRVLARVEAAFANTEGCVVLVAHGHFLRVLTARHLGLPPSHGALFQLGTGTLCRLGTEHARPVIAAWNVRPPS is encoded by the coding sequence ATGGGTGATCTTTTTCTGGTCCGGCACGGCGAGACCGAGTGGTCGCGGTCGGGCCGGCACACCGGACTGACGGACGTGCCGCTGACCGAGCACGGGCGGGACCAGGCGCGGAGTCTGGTCCCGCTGATCCGCTCGCACCGGATCGGGGCCGCCTTCGTCAGCCCCTTCCAGCGGGCCCGCGAGACGGCGGAGCTGATCGGACTGCACGACGTGCGGGTCGACCCGGACCTGCACGAGTGGGACTACGGCGGGTACGAGGGGATCACGACCGTCGAGATCCACCGCTCCCGGCCCGACTGGTTCCTGTTCAGCGACGGCGTCGAGCCCGGGCCGCCGGAGCATCCCGGGGAGACGCCGGAGCAGGTCGGGGAGCGGGCGGACCGGGTGCTGGCCCGGGTGGAGGCGGCGTTCGCCAACACCGAGGGGTGCGTGGTGCTGGTCGCGCACGGACACTTCCTGCGGGTGCTGACCGCACGGCACCTGGGGCTGCCGCCCTCGCACGGGGCGCTGTTCCAGTTGGGCACCGGCACCCTGTGCCGACTGGGCACGGAGCACGCGCGGCCGGTGATCGCCGCGTGGAATGTCAGACCCCCGTCGTAG
- a CDS encoding ATP-binding cassette domain-containing protein — MPDQKKITHVSRLRSRAGRGLADLGRGRQQRVAIARALACEVDLLFADEPTGSLDQDTADGIIEVFRQPAHGEGKCVVPVSHSRAVADASDEVIRLRRGKLTRT; from the coding sequence GTGCCGGACCAGAAAAAGATCACCCATGTCTCCAGGCTACGGTCCCGGGCAGGCCGTGGCCTCGCGGACCTCGGCCGCGGCCGGCAGCAGCGGGTGGCCATCGCCCGGGCGCTCGCCTGCGAGGTCGACCTCCTCTTCGCCGACGAGCCCACCGGCAGCCTCGACCAGGACACCGCCGACGGGATCATCGAGGTGTTCCGGCAGCCGGCGCACGGCGAGGGCAAGTGCGTGGTCCCGGTGAGCCACTCACGGGCGGTCGCGGACGCGTCGGACGAGGTGATCCGCCTCAGGCGCGGCAAGCTGACGAGGACCTGA
- a CDS encoding pyridoxal phosphate-dependent aminotransferase, with protein sequence MEFRQSNKLSEVCYEIRGPVIEHADALEEAGHSVLRLNTGNPALFGFEAPEEILQDMIRMLPRAHGYTDSRGVLSARRAVAQRYQTLGLEVDVDDVFLGNGVSELVSMAVQALLEDGDEVLIPAPDFPLWTAVTTLAGGKAVHYLCDEQAEWYPDLADMESKITDRTKAVVVINPNNPTGAVYPKEIVEGILDLARRHGLMVFADEIYDQILYDDAVHHSAAALAPDLVVLTFCGLSKTYRVAGFRSGWLVVTGPRQHAKDYLEGLTMLASMRLCANAPAQYAIQAALGGRQSIRELTAPGGRLREQRDVAWEKLNEIPGVSCVKPKGALYAFPRIDPKVHGIHDDEKFVLDLLLREKIQVVQGTGFNWPSPDHFRILTLPHADDLEAAIGRIGRFLGGYRQ encoded by the coding sequence ATGGAGTTCCGGCAGTCGAACAAGCTCAGCGAGGTCTGCTACGAGATCCGCGGCCCGGTCATCGAGCACGCCGACGCGCTGGAGGAGGCGGGGCACAGCGTGCTGCGCCTCAACACCGGCAACCCGGCCCTCTTCGGCTTCGAGGCGCCCGAGGAGATCCTCCAGGACATGATCCGCATGCTCCCGAGGGCGCACGGATACACCGACTCGCGCGGCGTCCTGTCCGCCCGCCGCGCCGTCGCCCAGCGCTACCAGACCCTGGGTCTGGAGGTGGACGTGGACGACGTCTTCCTCGGCAACGGCGTCTCGGAGCTGGTCTCCATGGCCGTACAGGCGCTGTTGGAGGACGGCGACGAGGTGCTGATCCCCGCCCCCGACTTCCCCCTCTGGACGGCGGTGACCACCCTCGCGGGCGGCAAGGCGGTGCACTACCTCTGCGACGAGCAGGCCGAGTGGTACCCCGACCTGGCGGACATGGAGTCGAAGATCACCGACCGCACCAAGGCGGTCGTCGTCATCAACCCCAACAACCCCACCGGCGCGGTCTATCCCAAGGAGATCGTCGAGGGCATCCTCGACCTCGCCCGGCGGCACGGCCTGATGGTCTTCGCCGACGAGATCTACGACCAGATCCTCTACGACGACGCCGTGCACCACTCGGCCGCCGCCCTCGCCCCCGACCTGGTGGTGCTCACCTTCTGCGGGCTCTCCAAGACGTACCGGGTGGCGGGGTTCCGCTCCGGCTGGCTGGTCGTCACGGGCCCCAGGCAGCACGCGAAGGACTACCTGGAGGGCCTGACCATGCTGGCCTCCATGCGCCTGTGCGCCAACGCGCCCGCGCAGTACGCCATCCAGGCCGCGCTCGGCGGCCGCCAGTCGATCCGCGAGCTGACGGCCCCGGGCGGCAGGCTGCGCGAACAGCGTGACGTGGCCTGGGAGAAGCTGAACGAGATCCCGGGCGTCTCCTGTGTGAAGCCCAAGGGCGCGCTGTACGCGTTCCCGCGCATCGATCCGAAGGTGCACGGCATCCACGACGACGAGAAGTTCGTCCTGGACCTGCTGCTGCGGGAGAAGATCCAGGTGGTGCAGGGGACCGGCTTCAACTGGCCGAGCCCCGACCACTTCCGCATCCTCACCCTGCCCCACGCGGACGACCTGGAGGCGGCCATCGGGCGGATCGGCCGGTTCCTGGGCGGGTACCGGCAGTAG
- a CDS encoding winged helix-turn-helix transcriptional regulator, with the protein MSPRRSYDQYCSAARALDAVGDRWTLLIVRELLAGPRRYTDLHADLPGVSTDVLASRLKDMEREGLTTRRRLPPPGAAYVYELTARGHELLPVLEALGAWGAGELGERRPTDALRAHWFALPLLRALREAGAAQGLVEVRLEEGDFHLHAGARGDGGPVYGDGPAPGEPDARLVLDAGTCAALSRGETGLREAVREGLVEVTGDGTAAKALREG; encoded by the coding sequence ATGTCACCTCGCCGAAGCTACGACCAGTACTGTTCCGCCGCCCGCGCGCTCGACGCCGTCGGCGACCGCTGGACCCTGCTGATCGTCCGGGAGCTGCTCGCCGGGCCGCGACGCTACACCGACCTGCACGCCGACCTCCCCGGCGTCAGCACCGACGTGCTCGCCTCCCGGCTGAAGGACATGGAGCGCGAGGGACTGACGACCCGGCGCAGGCTGCCGCCGCCCGGAGCGGCGTACGTCTACGAACTCACCGCGCGGGGGCACGAGTTGCTGCCGGTGCTGGAGGCCCTCGGCGCGTGGGGCGCGGGCGAGCTGGGGGAGCGGCGGCCAACGGACGCCCTGCGGGCGCACTGGTTCGCCCTGCCCCTGCTGCGCGCCCTCAGGGAGGCCGGGGCGGCTCAGGGGCTGGTCGAGGTCCGGCTGGAGGAGGGCGACTTCCACCTGCACGCCGGTGCGCGGGGGGACGGCGGCCCCGTGTACGGCGACGGGCCGGCGCCCGGTGAACCCGACGCCCGGCTGGTGCTGGACGCCGGGACGTGCGCGGCGCTGAGCCGCGGTGAGACCGGGCTGCGGGAGGCGGTGCGGGAGGGCCTGGTCGAGGTCACCGGTGACGGCACGGCGGCCAAGGCGCTGCGTGAGGGGTGA
- a CDS encoding VWA domain-containing protein: MITRTRLAAGTCALLAALAAGLAFPAGAVAGEPTGEDAPKVDLVLDVSGSMRTRDIDGGTRMAAAKRAFNEVLDATPEEVQLGIRTLGADYPGDDRGTGCKDTAQLYPVGPLDRTEAKTAVATLAPTGWTPIGPALLKAADDLDGGAGSKRIVLISDGEDTCAPLDPCEVAREIAAKGIGLTIDTLGLVPNAKMRQQLSCIAEATGGTYTSVEHTDELTEKVNQLVDRAADPVVTPVATEGADSCAKAPTLKSGLYTDRAEFGGQRWYRVDVAPGEELRASVSVGADRAVNPSHGVLLRAVTAHGREIVRGEAAGDGRTDVLSTGLRYPKAESDSGEDSADAATEAVCLQVTHSFSVASGVKTSPGLPLELTVDVVDAPSDADDVASFGLGRGWWLLGVLVLVGFLAGLLWGWLSRWRFAVWRTN; this comes from the coding sequence ATGATCACAAGAACACGGCTGGCGGCGGGCACCTGTGCCCTGCTCGCCGCGCTGGCGGCCGGGTTGGCGTTCCCGGCCGGAGCGGTGGCCGGTGAACCCACGGGTGAGGACGCTCCGAAGGTCGACCTCGTGCTCGACGTCAGCGGGTCGATGCGGACGCGGGACATCGACGGCGGTACCCGGATGGCCGCGGCGAAGCGGGCCTTCAACGAGGTGCTGGACGCGACGCCCGAAGAGGTGCAGCTCGGCATCCGCACACTCGGCGCCGACTACCCGGGCGACGACCGCGGGACGGGCTGCAAGGACACCGCGCAGCTCTACCCGGTGGGCCCGCTGGACCGGACCGAGGCGAAGACGGCGGTGGCCACGCTGGCGCCCACCGGCTGGACGCCGATCGGCCCCGCGCTGCTCAAGGCGGCCGACGACCTCGACGGCGGCGCCGGGTCCAAGCGGATCGTGCTGATCAGCGACGGTGAGGACACCTGCGCCCCGCTCGACCCGTGCGAGGTGGCCCGCGAGATCGCCGCCAAGGGCATCGGGCTGACCATCGACACGCTGGGCCTGGTGCCCAACGCGAAGATGCGGCAGCAGCTCAGCTGCATCGCCGAGGCGACCGGCGGCACCTACACGTCGGTCGAGCACACCGACGAACTGACCGAGAAGGTCAACCAGTTGGTGGACCGCGCGGCCGACCCGGTGGTGACGCCGGTCGCCACCGAGGGCGCGGACTCCTGCGCGAAGGCGCCGACGCTGAAGTCGGGTCTGTACACCGACCGCGCGGAGTTCGGCGGGCAGCGCTGGTACCGGGTCGACGTGGCGCCCGGCGAGGAGTTGCGCGCCTCGGTGAGCGTGGGTGCCGACCGGGCCGTGAACCCGTCCCACGGTGTGCTGCTGCGGGCGGTTACGGCGCACGGGCGCGAGATCGTGCGCGGCGAGGCGGCGGGCGACGGCCGCACCGACGTGCTCTCGACGGGGCTGCGATACCCGAAGGCGGAGAGCGACTCCGGCGAGGACTCGGCGGACGCGGCGACCGAGGCCGTGTGCCTCCAGGTCACCCACTCCTTCTCCGTCGCCTCCGGCGTGAAGACCTCGCCCGGTCTGCCGCTGGAGCTGACCGTCGACGTCGTGGACGCCCCGAGTGACGCCGACGACGTGGCCTCCTTCGGTCTCGGCCGGGGCTGGTGGCTGCTCGGCGTGCTGGTGCTCGTCGGCTTCCTGGCCGGTCTGCTGTGGGGCTGGCTGTCGCGCTGGCGGTTCGCGGTCTGGAGGACCAACTGA
- a CDS encoding IucA/IucC family protein — translation MHRPSSTEAEVADELAAVRPALADRFAAERPGARAAVLSRLWRAFAHEPLPWIAGRESAGDGLVLRLGDGRRLAGPAADPYRTDAYAPVVHLDEVAYDDPERLMTDLAVAHSTGFAAELGHSVASLALSRAGQPRGVGGAAPEVHPDEWPETDWGWERRVVDGHPYHPGCRSRPGFSVAEQLAYGPEHGPVVELGLVPVPAAECLVTGAWPREWRDGPAVLVPVHPWQAAHVLKRPCEEGIAAHPLMSLRTLAVPGGPHVKTALSARLTSSVRDISVASVGASADVSRFGQELAARLEGLLHVTGTLGAVAAGSPDLAAVLRESPRAYAAPGEHVVPVAALAGIGLSGSPEWQAAFARLALGVGLRLLELGVALEAHGQNLLVVLSPTGEPLRLVYRDLADIRVSPARLARHAVAVPPLPARMLTDDPVALRRKLFGSLVGGALAATAGSGAALGKALEEAVRELPRTPDVLALCEEPLPVKSLTLMRTSPGTAGDLWTELPNPLHAG, via the coding sequence GTGCACCGTCCCAGCAGCACAGAGGCCGAGGTCGCCGACGAGCTGGCGGCCGTCCGCCCCGCTCTGGCCGACCGGTTCGCCGCCGAGCGGCCGGGTGCCCGCGCGGCCGTGCTGTCCCGGCTGTGGCGTGCGTTCGCCCACGAGCCGCTGCCCTGGATCGCGGGCCGGGAGTCCGCCGGCGACGGACTGGTGCTGCGCCTCGGGGACGGCCGACGGCTGGCCGGTCCGGCGGCCGACCCGTATCGCACGGACGCGTACGCCCCGGTGGTCCACCTCGACGAGGTCGCGTACGACGATCCGGAGCGGCTGATGACCGACCTCGCCGTAGCGCACTCCACCGGGTTCGCGGCCGAACTCGGGCACAGCGTCGCCTCGTTGGCGCTGTCGCGCGCCGGACAGCCGCGGGGGGTGGGCGGTGCGGCGCCGGAGGTTCACCCGGACGAGTGGCCGGAGACCGACTGGGGCTGGGAACGGCGCGTGGTCGACGGGCACCCCTACCACCCCGGCTGCCGTTCGCGGCCGGGCTTCTCGGTCGCGGAGCAGCTCGCGTACGGGCCCGAGCACGGGCCGGTGGTGGAGCTGGGCCTGGTGCCGGTCCCGGCGGCCGAGTGCCTGGTGACGGGGGCGTGGCCCCGGGAGTGGCGCGACGGGCCCGCGGTGCTGGTGCCGGTGCATCCGTGGCAGGCGGCGCACGTACTCAAGCGGCCCTGCGAGGAGGGGATCGCCGCGCACCCGCTGATGTCCCTGCGGACGCTGGCCGTGCCCGGCGGACCGCACGTCAAGACCGCGCTCAGCGCCCGCCTGACGTCCTCGGTGCGGGACATCTCGGTCGCCTCGGTCGGCGCGTCGGCGGACGTGTCCCGCTTCGGGCAGGAGCTGGCGGCGCGCCTGGAGGGGCTGCTGCACGTCACCGGCACCCTGGGCGCGGTGGCCGCCGGCTCCCCCGACCTGGCCGCCGTACTGCGCGAGTCGCCGCGGGCCTACGCGGCCCCCGGCGAGCACGTGGTCCCGGTGGCCGCGCTGGCGGGCATCGGCCTTTCCGGGTCGCCAGAGTGGCAGGCGGCGTTCGCGCGGCTCGCGCTCGGCGTGGGGCTGCGCCTGCTGGAGCTGGGCGTGGCCCTGGAGGCGCACGGGCAGAACCTGCTCGTGGTGCTCTCCCCGACGGGCGAACCGCTGCGCCTGGTCTACCGCGACCTGGCCGACATCCGCGTCAGCCCGGCCCGCCTGGCCCGGCACGCCGTCGCCGTCCCGCCGCTTCCCGCGCGGATGCTCACCGACGATCCGGTGGCGCTGCGGCGCAAGTTGTTCGGTTCGCTGGTGGGCGGCGCGCTGGCGGCGACGGCGGGTTCCGGTGCGGCGCTGGGCAAGGCGCTGGAGGAGGCGGTACGCGAACTGCCGCGCACCCCCGACGTCCTGGCCCTGTGCGAGGAGCCGCTTCCGGTGAAGTCGCTGACGTTGATGCGTACTTCGCCGGGGACCGCGGGGGATCTGTGGACGGAGCTGCCCAATCCACTGCACGCGGGGTGA